In Candidatus Binataceae bacterium, the genomic window GTCGAACGAGGGATTGGCGGGAACGTAGGTGTACTTCGACGTCTCGAAGGTCTTGACGCTGCCACCGCCGCCGGTACCATCAACCAGCCTGATGATCGGCATCCGCAATTCGAGCGCGATCAGCTCCGCATAGCCGCGCTTGTTTCCGACGTTGGCATCGGCGGCGCCGCCGCGCACGGTGAAATCGTCGCCGCCGACTGCGACGCGGCGTCCGTTGATCCGCCCGACCCCGCCGACAAAATTTGCCGGAGAAAATGAAGCCAGCGTCTCGCCCTCGTATTTCGTTGATCCCGCGAGCGCGCCGTATTCGTGGAACGTGCCGGGATCGAGCAGCTTCTCAACGCGCTCGCGAACCGTGAGCTTGCCGCCGTCGTGCTGCCGCTTGATGTTGTCCGCGCCGCCCATGTTGCGCGCGAGTTCCTCGCGCCGGCGAATCTCTTCGACTTCTTTTTCCCACGACATACGTGCTCGACCTCGTTTCTCTAACAATCACGGTCGAAGAACCCGCTGCAAGAGGCGCCTTGCGATTGCTGCGCTACGCGACTGCATTCCGCATACCTGTCCTTCCTGTTAGTTTTAATCGTGACTGAAATGAGCGCCGCACCAAGCAACCTCGTCCCCTTCGATCGGCCACGCACGGCCGCTCTCGCCACACCCAAGGCTCATCACGGAATTCTCACCGGATGGGGCCGCTATCCGAGCGGCGAGAGCGACATCTATCGGCCCGAGAAGCGCGCCGAGTTGCAGGCTGTCGTCGCATCCAACTCGACGAGCTTGATCGCGCGCGGTGCAGGCCGCGCGTATGGCGACGCCGCACTTAACGATCAGAATCGCGTCGTCAATATCGAGCGGCTGAACCGGATGCTCTCGTTCGAGGCGGCGACAGGAATGCTACGCGCCGAGGCGGGAGTCACGATCGCGGAAATCATCGACGTGTTCATGCCGCGCGGATTCTTCCCGCCCGTCACGCCGGGCACACGCTTCGTCACGCTCGGCGGATCGATCGCCGCAGACGTTCACGGCAAGAATCACCATCGCGCGTCGTCGCTCGCCGCTCACGTCACGAGTTTCGATCTGATGCTCGCGTCGGGCGAGATCCGGCGATGCTCGCGCGAGGAAAATGCGAAGCTCTTCTGGGCGACTGTCGGCGGCATGGGACTCACCGGCGTGATCCTCGGTGTCGAGCTGCGCCTGCAATCGATTCCGAGTGCGTGGATCGCGGGCGAGTTGATTCGCGCGCGCAATCTCGACGAGGCGCTCGAAGCGTTCGAGCGCACCGATACACAGTACGCATACTCGGTCGCGTGGATCGATTGTGCCGGCGGCCAGGGAACGCTCGGACGATGCACTCTGAATGTCGGTAACTTCGCGGATCCCGCGATGCTGCAGCGTCGCGCCGCGCAGGACCCTTATCGCACACCGGCGAAGTTGCCGCTCGCAGTTCCGTTCACGTTGCCGGGTTTTACCCTCAACTCGCTCACCGTCAAGGCGTTCAACGCCGGGATTTACGCGACGAGCAGGCCTTCGCAGCACAAGATTTTCGACTGGGAATGGTTCTTTTATCCGCTCGATTCGATCAGCAACTGGAATCGTATCTACGGCAAGCGCGGTTTCGTGCAGTATCAATGCGTATGGCCGCTGGCTGAGAGCCGCGCCGGGCTCGTCGAAGTGCTCGAGGCGATCAGCCGCAGCCGCCGCGCCTCGTTTCTCACCGTGCTCAAGAAATTCGGGGCGCAGGACGGAATGCTCTCCTTCCCGATGCCGGGCTACACGCTGGCACTCGATTTTCCGGTCGCCGACGGCCTCCTGCAATTCCTCGACGAGCTCGACGAGATGGTGCTGAAGCGCGGCGGCAGGGTCTATCTCGCCAAGGACGCACGGATGCGCCCCGAGATCTTCCGCGCGATGTACCCGAATTTTGCTAACTGGCAGTCAATCAAGGCCACGGCGGATCCCGAGGGCCGCTTTTCGTCGAGCCTCTCGCGGCGACTGGGACTCGACCCCGACTAGAATGAATCACAATGGCTAAAGTTCTGATTCTCGGCGCGACCAGCCCGATCGCACGTGCGCTCGCGATACGATTCGCGGCCGACGGTGCGCAGCTCTATCTCGCCTCGCGCGATGCCAACGAAACGCAGCGCGTCGCCGATGATATTGCAGTGCGCGCGGGCGTCGAGACTTTTGCGGGCACGTTCGACGCGGCCGACGTCAGCTTGCACGAAGAGTTTCTGCGCGAGGCGGTCGCCAGGCTCGGCGGACTCGACGGCGTCGTCGTATGCTTCGGCACGCTCGGCGACGAAGAGCAGGCGCAGATCGATCCGCGCGCGGCGCTCGCGACGATCAGCCAGAACTTCACCGGCGCCGTATCGCTGATGACGCTCGTCGCGCGCCATCTGGAAAACCAGGGCGAAGGCTTCATGATCGTCATCGGCTCTGTCGCCGGCGAGCGCGGCCGCGCGCGCAACTACGTCTATGGCTCGGCCAAGGGCGCCCTGCATCTTTTCGCGCAAGGCCTGCGCGGCCGTCTCGCCAACACGAACGTCCGCGTGATGACAGTGAAGCTCGGCACGGTTGACACGCGGATGACCTGGGGCCGCGAAGGCGCCCTGCTCTCCATCTCGCCCGACAAAGCCGCCGACCTAATTTACCGCGCCTATCGCAAACGATCCGAAGTAGTATTCGTCCCGTGGTTCTGGCGCCCAATCATGACCGCCCTGCGCCTCATCCCAGAGCGCCAATTCAAACGCGTCAGCTTCTAACGAAGACAAACAAGGACGTAG contains:
- a CDS encoding FAD-binding oxidoreductase produces the protein MSAAPSNLVPFDRPRTAALATPKAHHGILTGWGRYPSGESDIYRPEKRAELQAVVASNSTSLIARGAGRAYGDAALNDQNRVVNIERLNRMLSFEAATGMLRAEAGVTIAEIIDVFMPRGFFPPVTPGTRFVTLGGSIAADVHGKNHHRASSLAAHVTSFDLMLASGEIRRCSREENAKLFWATVGGMGLTGVILGVELRLQSIPSAWIAGELIRARNLDEALEAFERTDTQYAYSVAWIDCAGGQGTLGRCTLNVGNFADPAMLQRRAAQDPYRTPAKLPLAVPFTLPGFTLNSLTVKAFNAGIYATSRPSQHKIFDWEWFFYPLDSISNWNRIYGKRGFVQYQCVWPLAESRAGLVEVLEAISRSRRASFLTVLKKFGAQDGMLSFPMPGYTLALDFPVADGLLQFLDELDEMVLKRGGRVYLAKDARMRPEIFRAMYPNFANWQSIKATADPEGRFSSSLSRRLGLDPD
- a CDS encoding SDR family NAD(P)-dependent oxidoreductase, whose translation is MAKVLILGATSPIARALAIRFAADGAQLYLASRDANETQRVADDIAVRAGVETFAGTFDAADVSLHEEFLREAVARLGGLDGVVVCFGTLGDEEQAQIDPRAALATISQNFTGAVSLMTLVARHLENQGEGFMIVIGSVAGERGRARNYVYGSAKGALHLFAQGLRGRLANTNVRVMTVKLGTVDTRMTWGREGALLSISPDKAADLIYRAYRKRSEVVFVPWFWRPIMTALRLIPERQFKRVSF